DNA from Brienomyrus brachyistius isolate T26 unplaced genomic scaffold, BBRACH_0.4 scaffold86, whole genome shotgun sequence:
tgacataaAATATAGCGCAGGGGTATTAATCACACTTCTCTCCATTCATTCTTCACAACCTGTTCCAATTCTTAAACTATACCTCTCCCTTCATGGTTTCCATATTCCAAAAACAACCCAAAAACAAATCTCGCTGCGATCCTGTCCTGAAATCACATAaaattgaataataataataaaaacatactTTCTGAAACTTTTGATGCCACCTGTGTAAAccacctttctctgcttcaatAAAAGAAATGGAAAACTGAAAAAGAACCATATTTTCCAAGAACCCTTTCACCACCCTCTGAATCTCACATGCAAAACAAAAACTTCCTTTGATATTTCACAACTTTGTCTGTATATTGGGCTCTGTATGTTTGACCATctttttgtgtttgtgggtgTATTTGTCTGCGTGTATTTTCATTATGTTTCATTAAAATTGTATGGCTTTTGGAATTTGTTCAAGATTTATCAAGAGTTGGCCGCATTGGGACCACCCCCTCCACCACTACCACACACACTCATCATGGCCGACTCCTCGGAATCGGGTCGTCCCCCACCACCTATTCCCCTGGGTGGAGGACCCCCGGTTAACATGCTGCCTCCCACCCCAACACTTCCCTGGGGTgggttgttattgttgttactgCCAGGGTAACATGGGGGAATGTACCCAAGCCCAGAGGCAGCTACCATGCTGTCCTGAGAGGGAGGAGGCTGGGCCAACTGTTGCTGAGAGGccgtggggggtggtgggggtgggggctgaggggccaTGACTGTCCTAGTCCGAAAAGCAGAAAGGCCCAGGTGGAGATTGGAGGAGCCGTATTGAGAGTCCAAGCTCTGGGGTGGCATGATGGAAGACTGACCCAGGTGATGGTGGTGGCTGAGGCTCAGCTCAATGCTGTCCTGCATCTGTGGGGAGGAGACAGGCATCAGTGACTGTGCCGACTGGCAGGGCTGCGACTGGTTCTGTGGCTggttctgctgctgctgctgctgctgacgGAGCTGCCGGCCATTGCTGTGGTGGCTCCCGTAGATGGGATGGGGATGGTGCGGCTCCATCATGCCTCCCATGCCGACCCCAACCCCAGACAGGAAGTGGCGGGAGTGCTGGCTTGCAGCTGGCTTGTGCAGCAGCAGTTGGGGGTAAGGGGGGTCTCCACTGTTGGACAGAGGACCCCCCTCTCCTCCGGGCCAGATGCGCAGCTGCTGCTGAGATGGAgcctttgggggggtgggggggaggagaATGTTAATGATGCTGCTAGAACAGGTAAGAAATGGTTGTATATCATGTACCATTATGTATACCCAGAACTTATACATTCAGTTACAAAATAAGGACAGACTGTGGGAATTATTTGCAGGGCATATGCTTGTCATTGTGGAAAGGATGCTCACCTGTGGACTCTGCATTTCATAGTCAGTATGAGTGACTGCACTGTTGTAGTACCGGTTGCTGTACCGGTAATTTCTGTTGTCATTGGAAGAACCGCTAGACCCACCTAGGGAGTGGAACAGGAGTTGCATTAGGGCTACTTTACTTAACATAAACAAACAATGTAACCTAATTATTGGATGTGGTTTTAATTGTGCATGTATGAGATTAAAATGTATCCAACATTTCATTTGGTGTGTAATACAAGTAACATTTGATGAAATACAGGTGCCTGAATCTCAGAAGTAAGGCATTTTTTGCTTGTTACTCCGCATGTGATTATTTGCGTGTATCCCGATTTTAATAATGCAGTGGCATTCACTGTTCCCCATTTTTCAGTAGCCGAGGGAATAAAAAAACAACTTCCttatacactaccagtcaacaCGTTTTTACCACTTTCCCATTTATTTCAAAAACTGCAGATTTATTATTCTTGTTAAGCTTTGGAAAGTTAAGGGAACAACTATTAATGAAAATATTAGTCAAATGAAAAAAAGATTCCTTCATAACATGGAAAGAATATGTAaatagtgcatgtctgacatgctATAAACTGGTTGTGTGGTAATGGCATAGTCAAATGCTAAGcagtcctttaactttaaatgcactagttatcagtcatcccatgaaacagaaCAGTATTTAATGCCCCTTGTAGAAAAAATGCcttgaattttctctgctgttacaaCTGCTACAGggggttactttgatgaatcaaacaTATGATATTTTCTTGCTAAAAAAGGTACTCAAACGGCGAACATGctgtaaatttatttattaGCAAAGACTATTGAGTGTATGAACTTTTAGTAAATgttgagtaacatgcaaatgtaggaAATCTCAGTGTGTGTAAAACTTTTTACTGGCAGTGTAGGCTGTTACAGGAGTATGCCAGAATGGAATGTCAGGAAACAGCCACTACCACATCCCTATCTATGCAGTCTATTTTCCACATCTCATTTCATTTGTCATCTTACTGTGTCTGCTAATATAGATTCATTAAAGGAAGTTTACAGTCATTTGGCCTGGGAAGAAGGTGGCTCATATTTGTGCCTCAAAATTCTAAATCATTCAATTGTCATTCAGAGCTGGTGCAGAAGTTGTACAGAGCTTTTCTAATGCACAAGCTACTGAAAGAAAAGCACTGCAATCACAGTAGGCTGTATGGTTACCGGAGCTGGACACTGAGCTTGTAGTGGAGGTGGAGTGGCTGTGGTCCATGGCGGGGCTAGTAGAGGTGGAGCTGCTggtgttcgtgccctcgtcagTGGTCTTCTTGAAGAAATTGTGCTGCAGAGCATAGAAGGGTGTGATGCGGGTCTTAGGGTCATAGTCCAGCATGCGGAGGATCAGGTCTTTGAACTTCAGGTAGTCGCAGGGTGCGTGGCCCTGCTCTCCGGCCCGCCGGCCCCCTGGCCCCCCTGTTTCCACCCCAAGAATCTCATGGAGCCGTCTTGTGGCAGGGGGCTTATACTCCTGAAAAGAGGCGACAAGATGAGGAAGaattgagagagagtgagaaggTGACAAGAGAAGAAGACATTCTCTAGAAAAATACTACTATGGACGACGAGAGACAGACGTCCCTTTTTCCATAAGCACTTATCCAACATTCAGAGTTaaatgagggagagagagtcaAACAGTACATgcattttcctgtgtttttaagTTATGCATGTAGTAGAACAAAAATATGGTAGAAATtagtaaaaatacaaaaacaagtGAACCTCTCTACATCTTATTTAAATCAGGGTAAGCAGAATCAGTTGGGCAAACAAATAGGCAGTTCAAATGAAAGGTCTGATACATAGGAGCATGTAGGTGAC
Protein-coding regions in this window:
- the LOC125727075 gene encoding dual specificity tyrosine-phosphorylation-regulated kinase 1B-like isoform X3; this encodes MSSQHSHPSFSNIHSMAEQQQVLSDMTILQRRIPPSFRDPASAPLRKLSVDLIKTYKHINEVYYTKKKRRAQQVPPEDSSTKKERKVYNDGYDDDNYDYIVKNGEKWLDRYEIDSLIGKGSFGQVVKAYDHHEQEWVAIKIIKNKKAFLNQAQIELRLLELMNKHDTEMKYYIVHLKRHFMFRNHLCLVFELLSYNLYDLLRNTNFRGVSLNLTRKFAQQLCTALLFLATPELSIIHCDLKPENILLCNPKRSAIKIVDFGSSCQLGQRIYQYIQSRFYRSPEVLLGMPYDLAIDMWSLGCILVEMHTGEPLFSGSNEVDQMNKIVEVLGVPPNHMLDQAPKARKYFDKLSDGLWTVKKNKDIKKVLYPSACEYKPPATRRLHEILGVETGGPGGRRAGEQGHAPCDYLKFKDLILRMLDYDPKTRITPFYALQHNFFKKTTDEGTNTSSSTSTSPAMDHSHSTSTTSSVSSSGGSSGSSNDNRNYRYSNRYYNSAVTHTDYEMQSPQAPSQQQLRIWPGGEGGPLSNSGDPPYPQLLLHKPAASQHSRHFLSGVGVGMGGMMEPHHPHPIYGSHHSNGRQLRQQQQQQQNQPQNQSQPCQSAQSLMPVSSPQMQDSIELSLSHHHHLGQSSIMPPQSLDSQYGSSNLHLGLSAFRTRTVMAPQPPPPPPPTASQQQLAQPPPSQDSMVAASGLGYIPPCYPGSNNNNNPPQGSVGVGGSMLTGGPPPRGIGGGGRPDSEESAMMSVCGSGGGGGPNAANS